A single region of the Lepus europaeus isolate LE1 chromosome 1, mLepTim1.pri, whole genome shotgun sequence genome encodes:
- the TUBA4A gene encoding tubulin alpha-4A chain yields the protein MRECISVHVGQAGVQMGNACWELYCLEHGIQPDGQMPSDKTIGGGDDSFTTFFCETGAGKHVPRAVFVDLEPTVIDEIRNGPYRQLFHPEQLITGKEDAANNYARGHYTIGKEIIDPVLDRIRKLSDQCTGLQGFLVFHSFGGGTGSGFTSLLMERLSVDYGKKSKLEFSIYPAPQVSTAVVEPYNSILTTHTTLEHSDCAFMVDNEAIYDICRRNLDIERPTYTNLNRLISQIVSSITASLRFDGALNVDLTEFQTNLVPYPRIHFPLATYAPVISAEKAYHEQLSVAEITNACFEPANQMVKCDPRHGKYMACCLLYRGDVVPKDVNAAIAAIKTKRSIQFVDWCPTGFKVGINYQPPTVVPGGDLAKVQRAVCMLSNTTAIAEAWARLDHKFDLMYAKRAFVHWYVGEGMEEGEFSEAREDMAALEKDYEEVGIDSYEDEDEGEE from the exons CGTGAATGCATCTCCGTCCATGTAGGGCAGGCAGGTGTCCAGATGGGCAATGCCTGCTGGGAGCTCTACTGTCTGGAACATGGGATTCAGCCCGATGGGCAGATGCCCAGCGACAAGACCATTGGTGGAGGGGACGACTCCTTTACCACTTTCTTCTGTGAAACTGGTGCTGGAAAACACGTGCCCCGGGCAGTGTTTGTGGACCTGGAGCCCACTGTCATTG ATGAGATCCGCAATGGCCCGTACCGCCAGCTTTTCCACCCAGAGCAGCTCATCACCGGGAAAGAGGATGCTGCCAACAACTATGCCCGCGGTCACTACACCATTGGCAAGGAGATCATCGACCCGGTGCTGGACCGGATCCGCAAGCTG TCTGACCAGTGCACAGGACTTCAGGGCTTCCTGGTGTTCCACAGCTTTGGAGGGGGCACCGGCTCTGGCTTCACCTCGCTCCTCATGGAGCGGCTCTCTGTCGACTATGGCAAGAAATCCAAGCTGGAGTTCTCCATCTACCCGGCGCCCCAGGTGTCCACAGCCGTGGTCGAGCCCTACAACTCCATTCTGACCACGCACACCACCCTGGAACACTCGGACTGTGCCTTCATGGTGGACAACGAGGCCATCTACGACATCTGCCGTCGCAACCTGGACATCGAGCGCCCAACCTACACCAACCTCAACCGGCTCATCAGCCAAATCGTCTCCTCCATCACAGCGTCCCTGCGCTTCGACGGGGCCCTCAACGTGGACCTGACGGAGTTCCAGACCAACCTGGTGCCCTACCCCCGCATCCACTTCCCCTTGGCCACCTACGCGCCGGTCATCTCCGCGGAGAAGGCCTACCACGAGCAGCTGTCGGTGGCGGAGATCACCAACGCCTGCTTCGAGCCCGCCAACCAGATGGTGAAGTGTGACCCCCGGCACGGCAAGTACATGGCCTGCTGCCTGCTGTACCGGGGGGACGTGGTGCCCAAGGACGTGAACGCCGCCATCGCCGCCATCAAGACCAAGCGCAGCATTCAGTTTGTAGACTGGTGCCCCACGGGCTTCAAGGTTGGCATCAATTACCAGCCGCCCACCGTGGTGCCTGGGGGCGACCTGGCCAAGGTGCAGCGTGCCGTGTGCATGCTGAGCAACACGACCGCCATCGCGGAGGCCTGGGCGCGCCTGGACCACAAGTTTGACCTGATGTATGCCAAGAGGGCGTTTGTGCACTGGTACGTGGGGGAGGGCATGGAGGAGGGGGAGTTCTCTGAGGCCCGGGAGGATATGGCGGCCCTGGAGAAGGATTACGAAGAGGTGGGCATCGACTCCTATGAGGATGAGGATGAGGGAGAAGAATAG
- the STK16 gene encoding serine/threonine-protein kinase 16: MGHALCVCSRGTVIIDNKRYLFVQKLGEGGFSYVDLVEGLHDGHFYALKRILCHEQQDREEAQREADMHRLFHHPNILRLVAYCLRERDAKHEAWLLLPFFKRGTLWAEIERLKDKGNFLTEDEILRLLLGICRGLEAIHAKGYAHRDLKPTNILLGDEGQPVLMDLGSMNQACIHVEGSRQALTLQDWAAQRCTISYRAPELFSVRSHCVIDERTDVWSLGCVLYAMMFGEGPYDMVFQKGDSVALAVQNQLSIPQSPRHSPALRQLLASMMTVDPQQRPHIPLLLSQLEALQPSAPGQHTTQI; this comes from the exons ATGGGCCACGCGCTTTGTGTCTGCTCTCGGGGAACGGTCATCATTGACAATAAGCGTTACCTCTTCGTCCAGaaactgggggaggg TGGGTTCAGCTATGTGGACCTAGTGGAGGGGTTACATGATGGACACTTCTACGCCCTGAAGCGAATCCTGTGTCATGAGCAGCAGGACCGAGAGGAGGCGCAGCGGGAAGCAGACATGCATCGCCTCTTCCATCACCCCAACATCCTGCGCCTCGTCGCTTACTGCCTGAGGGAGCGAGATGCTAAGcacgaggcctggctgctgctgcccttCTTTAAG AGAGGGACGCTGTGGGCTGAGATAGAGAGGCTCAAGGACAAAGGCAACTTCCTGACTGAGGATGAAATCCTGCGGCTGCTGCTGGGCATCTGCAGAGGCCTGGAGGCCATTCATGCCAAGGGCTATGCCCACAG GGACCTGAAACCCACCAACATCTTGCTTGGCGATGAGGGACAGCCAGTGTTAATGGATTTGGGTTCCATGAATCAAGCATGCATCCATGTGGAGGGCTCCCGCCAGGCCCTGACCCTGCAA GACTGGGCAGCCCAGCGGTGCACCATCTCCTACCGGGCCCCGGAGCTCTTCTCCGTGCGGAGTCACTGTGTTATCGACGAGCGGACTGATGTCTGG TCCCTAGGCTGTGTGCTCTATGCCATGATGTTTGGGGAAGGCCCTTATGACATGGTGTTCCAGAAGGGTGACAGTGTGGCCCTGGCTGTGCAGAACCAACTCAGCATCCCACAGAGCCCCAG GCATTCCCCGGCACTGCGGCAGCTGCTGGCCTCCATGATGACTGTGGACCCCCAGCAGCGCCCTCACATTCCGCTCCTCCTCAGTCAGCTGGAGGCATTGCAGCCCTCAGCTCCGGGCCAGCACACGACCCAGATCTGA
- the GLB1L gene encoding beta-galactosidase-1-like protein isoform X1, with translation MAPEAAPRFPSLLLLLLSLLPQADTRSFVVDREHDRFLLDGVPFRYVSGSLHYFRVPRVLWADRLYKMRMSGVNAVQFYVPWNYHEPEPGVYNFNGSRDLIAFLNEASVADLLVILRPGPYICAEWEMGGLPSWLLRKPNIHLRTSDPDFLAAVDSWFKVLLPKIYPFLYHNGGNIISIQVENEYGSYKACDFHYMRHLAGLFRALLGDKILLFTTDGPEGLKCGSLHGLYTTVDFGPADNMTRIFTLLRKYEPRGPLVNSEYYTGWLDYWGQNHSTRSILAVTKGLENMLTLGASVNMYMFHGGTNFGYWNGADEKGHFLPITTSYDYDAPISEAGDPTPKLFALRNVISKFQEVPLGPLPPPSPKMTLGPLTLYLDGELLAFLDFLCPEGPIHSVLPLSFEAVGQDHGFVLYRTYLTHTIFEPTPLWVPNNGVHDRAYVMVDGVFHGVLERNMKHQLFLVGEMGARLDILLENMGRLSFGSNSSDFKGLLQPPILGQVMLTQWMMFPLKVDNLVKWWFPLHLLKSTKPRTPSGPTFYSTTFPIAGPLGDTFLYLPGWTKGQVWINGFNLGRYWTKQGPQETLYVPRPLLLPRGATNKITLLELENVPPEPQIQFLDQPILNSTVHRTYIYSLSAEAQSASEPMQLSGH, from the exons ATGGCTCCGGAGGCGGCGCCCCgctttccctctctgcttctgctgctcCTGTCGCTGCTGCCCCAG GCAGACACTCGGTCGTTCGTAGTGGATCGGGAACACGACAGGTTCCTGCTGGACGGGGTCCCGTTCCGCTACGTGTCTGGCAGCCTGCACTACTTTCGGGTACCGCGGGTGCTTTGGGCTGACCGGCTTTACAAGATGCGGATGAGCGGCGTCAACGCCGTGCAGTT TTATGTGCCCTGGAACTACCATGAGCCAGAACCTGGGGTCTATAACTTTAATGGCAGCCGGGACCTCATTGCCTTTCTGAATGAGGCATCTGTAGCGGACCTGCTGGTCATACTGAGACCAGGACCTTACATCTGTGCAGAGTGGGAGATG GGGGGTCTCCCATCCTGGTTGCTTCGAAAACCCAATATTCATCTGAGAACCTCAGATCCAG ATTTCCTTGCTGCAGTGGATTCCTGGTTCAAGGTCTTGCTGCCCAAGATCTATCCATTTCTCTACCACAATGGGGGCAACATCATTAGCATTCAG GTGGAAAATGAGTATGGTAGCTACAAGGCCTGTGACTTCCATTACATGAGGCACCTGGCTGGGCTCTTCCGTGCACTGCTAGGGGACAAGATTTTGCTCTTCACCACAGACGGGCCAGAAGGACTCAAATGCGGCTCCCTCCATGGACTCTACACCACCGTAGATTTTGGCCCAG CTGACAACATGACCAGAATCTTCACTCTGCTTCGGAAGTACGAACCCCGTGGCCCACTG GTGAACTCTGAGTACTACACAGGCTGGCTGGATTACTGGGGCCAGAACCACTCCACACGCTCTATTCTAGCTGTAACCAAAGGACTGGAAAACATGCTCACCTTGGGAGCCAGTGTCAACAT GTACATGTTCCATGGCGGTACCAACTTTGGATACTGGAATG GGGCTGATGAGAAGGGCCACTTCCTTCCGATTACCACCAGCTACGACTATGACGCGCCCATATCTGAAGCAGGAGACCCCACACCTAAGCTTTTTGCTCTTCGAAACGTCATCAGCAAG TTCCAGGAAGTTCCCTTGGGACCTTTACCTCCACCGAGCCCCAAGATGACACTTGGACCTTTGACTCTCTACCTG GATGGGGAGTTGCTGGCTTTCCTGGACTTCCTGTGCCCTGAAGGGCCCATCCATTCAGTCCTGCCCTTGAGCTTTGAGGCTGTCGGGCAG GACCACGGCTTCGTGTTGTATCGGACCTATCTGACCCATACCATTTTTGAGCCAACGCCACTCTGGGTGCCAAATAATGGAGTCCACGACCGTGCCTATGTTATGGTGGATGGG GTGTTCCACGGTGTTTTAGAACGAAATATGAAACACCAACTATTTCTGGTGGGGGAAATGGGGGCCAGACTGGATATCTTGCTGGAGAACATGGGGAGACTCAGTTTCGGATCTAACAGCAGTGACTTCAAG GGCCTGTTACAGCCACCAATTCTGGGGCAAGTAATGCTTACCCAGTGGATGATGTTCCCTCTGAAAGTTGATAACCTTGTAAAGTGGTGGTTCCCCCTTCACTTACTGAAAAGCACAAAACCTCGAACTCCCTCTGGCCCCACCTTCTACTCTACAACGTTTCCAATTGCAGGCCCGCTTGGGGACACATTCCTCTATCTCCCTGGATGGACCAAG ggccaAGTCTGGATCAATGGGTTCAACTTGGGCCGGTACTGGACAAAACAGGGGCCACAAGAGACCCTCTATGTGCCAAGACCCCTGCTGCTTCCGAGGGGAGCCACCAACAAAATCACATTGCTGGAGCTAGAAAACGTGCCTCCCGAGCCCCAGATCCAgtttttggatcagcccatcctCAACAGCACCGTGCACAGGACATACATCTACTCTCTCTCTGCGGAGGCACAGAGCGCCTCGGAACCAATGCAGTTAAGTGGGCACTGA
- the GLB1L gene encoding beta-galactosidase-1-like protein isoform X2, with translation MAPEAAPRFPSLLLLLLSLLPQADTRSFVVDREHDRFLLDGVPFRYVSGSLHYFRVPRVLWADRLYKMRMSGVNAVQFYVPWNYHEPEPGVYNFNGSRDLIAFLNEASVADLLVILRPGPYICAEWEMGGLPSWLLRKPNIHLRTSDPDFLAAVDSWFKVLLPKIYPFLYHNGGNIISIQVENEYGSYKACDFHYMRHLAGLFRALLGDKILLFTTDGPEGLKCGSLHGLYTTVDFGPADNMTRIFTLLRKYEPRGPLVNSEYYTGWLDYWGQNHSTRSILAVTKGLENMLTLGASVNMYMFHGGTNFGYWNGADEKGHFLPITTSYDYDAPISEAGDPTPKLFALRNVISKFQEVPLGPLPPPSPKMTLGPLTLYLDHGFVLYRTYLTHTIFEPTPLWVPNNGVHDRAYVMVDGVFHGVLERNMKHQLFLVGEMGARLDILLENMGRLSFGSNSSDFKGLLQPPILGQVMLTQWMMFPLKVDNLVKWWFPLHLLKSTKPRTPSGPTFYSTTFPIAGPLGDTFLYLPGWTKGQVWINGFNLGRYWTKQGPQETLYVPRPLLLPRGATNKITLLELENVPPEPQIQFLDQPILNSTVHRTYIYSLSAEAQSASEPMQLSGH, from the exons ATGGCTCCGGAGGCGGCGCCCCgctttccctctctgcttctgctgctcCTGTCGCTGCTGCCCCAG GCAGACACTCGGTCGTTCGTAGTGGATCGGGAACACGACAGGTTCCTGCTGGACGGGGTCCCGTTCCGCTACGTGTCTGGCAGCCTGCACTACTTTCGGGTACCGCGGGTGCTTTGGGCTGACCGGCTTTACAAGATGCGGATGAGCGGCGTCAACGCCGTGCAGTT TTATGTGCCCTGGAACTACCATGAGCCAGAACCTGGGGTCTATAACTTTAATGGCAGCCGGGACCTCATTGCCTTTCTGAATGAGGCATCTGTAGCGGACCTGCTGGTCATACTGAGACCAGGACCTTACATCTGTGCAGAGTGGGAGATG GGGGGTCTCCCATCCTGGTTGCTTCGAAAACCCAATATTCATCTGAGAACCTCAGATCCAG ATTTCCTTGCTGCAGTGGATTCCTGGTTCAAGGTCTTGCTGCCCAAGATCTATCCATTTCTCTACCACAATGGGGGCAACATCATTAGCATTCAG GTGGAAAATGAGTATGGTAGCTACAAGGCCTGTGACTTCCATTACATGAGGCACCTGGCTGGGCTCTTCCGTGCACTGCTAGGGGACAAGATTTTGCTCTTCACCACAGACGGGCCAGAAGGACTCAAATGCGGCTCCCTCCATGGACTCTACACCACCGTAGATTTTGGCCCAG CTGACAACATGACCAGAATCTTCACTCTGCTTCGGAAGTACGAACCCCGTGGCCCACTG GTGAACTCTGAGTACTACACAGGCTGGCTGGATTACTGGGGCCAGAACCACTCCACACGCTCTATTCTAGCTGTAACCAAAGGACTGGAAAACATGCTCACCTTGGGAGCCAGTGTCAACAT GTACATGTTCCATGGCGGTACCAACTTTGGATACTGGAATG GGGCTGATGAGAAGGGCCACTTCCTTCCGATTACCACCAGCTACGACTATGACGCGCCCATATCTGAAGCAGGAGACCCCACACCTAAGCTTTTTGCTCTTCGAAACGTCATCAGCAAG TTCCAGGAAGTTCCCTTGGGACCTTTACCTCCACCGAGCCCCAAGATGACACTTGGACCTTTGACTCTCTACCTG GACCACGGCTTCGTGTTGTATCGGACCTATCTGACCCATACCATTTTTGAGCCAACGCCACTCTGGGTGCCAAATAATGGAGTCCACGACCGTGCCTATGTTATGGTGGATGGG GTGTTCCACGGTGTTTTAGAACGAAATATGAAACACCAACTATTTCTGGTGGGGGAAATGGGGGCCAGACTGGATATCTTGCTGGAGAACATGGGGAGACTCAGTTTCGGATCTAACAGCAGTGACTTCAAG GGCCTGTTACAGCCACCAATTCTGGGGCAAGTAATGCTTACCCAGTGGATGATGTTCCCTCTGAAAGTTGATAACCTTGTAAAGTGGTGGTTCCCCCTTCACTTACTGAAAAGCACAAAACCTCGAACTCCCTCTGGCCCCACCTTCTACTCTACAACGTTTCCAATTGCAGGCCCGCTTGGGGACACATTCCTCTATCTCCCTGGATGGACCAAG ggccaAGTCTGGATCAATGGGTTCAACTTGGGCCGGTACTGGACAAAACAGGGGCCACAAGAGACCCTCTATGTGCCAAGACCCCTGCTGCTTCCGAGGGGAGCCACCAACAAAATCACATTGCTGGAGCTAGAAAACGTGCCTCCCGAGCCCCAGATCCAgtttttggatcagcccatcctCAACAGCACCGTGCACAGGACATACATCTACTCTCTCTCTGCGGAGGCACAGAGCGCCTCGGAACCAATGCAGTTAAGTGGGCACTGA
- the GLB1L gene encoding beta-galactosidase-1-like protein isoform X3, whose product MAPEAAPRFPSLLLLLLSLLPQGGLPSWLLRKPNIHLRTSDPDFLAAVDSWFKVLLPKIYPFLYHNGGNIISIQVENEYGSYKACDFHYMRHLAGLFRALLGDKILLFTTDGPEGLKCGSLHGLYTTVDFGPADNMTRIFTLLRKYEPRGPLVNSEYYTGWLDYWGQNHSTRSILAVTKGLENMLTLGASVNMYMFHGGTNFGYWNGADEKGHFLPITTSYDYDAPISEAGDPTPKLFALRNVISKFQEVPLGPLPPPSPKMTLGPLTLYLDGELLAFLDFLCPEGPIHSVLPLSFEAVGQDHGFVLYRTYLTHTIFEPTPLWVPNNGVHDRAYVMVDGVFHGVLERNMKHQLFLVGEMGARLDILLENMGRLSFGSNSSDFKGLLQPPILGQVMLTQWMMFPLKVDNLVKWWFPLHLLKSTKPRTPSGPTFYSTTFPIAGPLGDTFLYLPGWTKGQVWINGFNLGRYWTKQGPQETLYVPRPLLLPRGATNKITLLELENVPPEPQIQFLDQPILNSTVHRTYIYSLSAEAQSASEPMQLSGH is encoded by the exons ATGGCTCCGGAGGCGGCGCCCCgctttccctctctgcttctgctgctcCTGTCGCTGCTGCCCCAG GGGGGTCTCCCATCCTGGTTGCTTCGAAAACCCAATATTCATCTGAGAACCTCAGATCCAG ATTTCCTTGCTGCAGTGGATTCCTGGTTCAAGGTCTTGCTGCCCAAGATCTATCCATTTCTCTACCACAATGGGGGCAACATCATTAGCATTCAG GTGGAAAATGAGTATGGTAGCTACAAGGCCTGTGACTTCCATTACATGAGGCACCTGGCTGGGCTCTTCCGTGCACTGCTAGGGGACAAGATTTTGCTCTTCACCACAGACGGGCCAGAAGGACTCAAATGCGGCTCCCTCCATGGACTCTACACCACCGTAGATTTTGGCCCAG CTGACAACATGACCAGAATCTTCACTCTGCTTCGGAAGTACGAACCCCGTGGCCCACTG GTGAACTCTGAGTACTACACAGGCTGGCTGGATTACTGGGGCCAGAACCACTCCACACGCTCTATTCTAGCTGTAACCAAAGGACTGGAAAACATGCTCACCTTGGGAGCCAGTGTCAACAT GTACATGTTCCATGGCGGTACCAACTTTGGATACTGGAATG GGGCTGATGAGAAGGGCCACTTCCTTCCGATTACCACCAGCTACGACTATGACGCGCCCATATCTGAAGCAGGAGACCCCACACCTAAGCTTTTTGCTCTTCGAAACGTCATCAGCAAG TTCCAGGAAGTTCCCTTGGGACCTTTACCTCCACCGAGCCCCAAGATGACACTTGGACCTTTGACTCTCTACCTG GATGGGGAGTTGCTGGCTTTCCTGGACTTCCTGTGCCCTGAAGGGCCCATCCATTCAGTCCTGCCCTTGAGCTTTGAGGCTGTCGGGCAG GACCACGGCTTCGTGTTGTATCGGACCTATCTGACCCATACCATTTTTGAGCCAACGCCACTCTGGGTGCCAAATAATGGAGTCCACGACCGTGCCTATGTTATGGTGGATGGG GTGTTCCACGGTGTTTTAGAACGAAATATGAAACACCAACTATTTCTGGTGGGGGAAATGGGGGCCAGACTGGATATCTTGCTGGAGAACATGGGGAGACTCAGTTTCGGATCTAACAGCAGTGACTTCAAG GGCCTGTTACAGCCACCAATTCTGGGGCAAGTAATGCTTACCCAGTGGATGATGTTCCCTCTGAAAGTTGATAACCTTGTAAAGTGGTGGTTCCCCCTTCACTTACTGAAAAGCACAAAACCTCGAACTCCCTCTGGCCCCACCTTCTACTCTACAACGTTTCCAATTGCAGGCCCGCTTGGGGACACATTCCTCTATCTCCCTGGATGGACCAAG ggccaAGTCTGGATCAATGGGTTCAACTTGGGCCGGTACTGGACAAAACAGGGGCCACAAGAGACCCTCTATGTGCCAAGACCCCTGCTGCTTCCGAGGGGAGCCACCAACAAAATCACATTGCTGGAGCTAGAAAACGTGCCTCCCGAGCCCCAGATCCAgtttttggatcagcccatcctCAACAGCACCGTGCACAGGACATACATCTACTCTCTCTCTGCGGAGGCACAGAGCGCCTCGGAACCAATGCAGTTAAGTGGGCACTGA